The uncultured Cohaesibacter sp. genomic sequence CCATCTGGGGATGACGTGTGATCCGGTCAAAGGGCTTGTTCAGGTGCCCTGCATTGAGCGCAATGGCCTTGGCGCCATCAAGGCGGTGTCCGCTGCATCCCTCGCCCTTTATGGCGACGGCTCCCACTTCATGCCGCTCGATAATTGCATCCGCACCCTCAGGGAGACCGGCCGCGACATGGATGAAAAATACAAGGAAACGTCGCTCGGCGGGCTGGCTGTTAATTTACCAGAATGCTGAACTGCGAAAAACGCCCACCTCGCTCCATTCACTAGCGATACGCTTCCCCTTGCCCTTAGGACGCGGGCGTATCTAGCGGCGGGCTAGCAGTAAACTTACCAGAATGCTGAACTGCGGAAAATGCCCGCCTCGCACCATTCACTAGCGATACGCTTCCCCTTGCCCTTAAGCCGCGGGGCGTATCTGGCGGCGGGCTGGCAGTAAACTTACCTGAATGCTGGGATAGCTGCATGAATAGGATCACCACAGTATTTCCCTTCATTCAAACATGGATATTTTGCAGTGCAAAAATCAGGAAATACGAAAATTTACAGATGCCCGCCTCCGTAAAAGTCAGTAAGTATCTTCTACAAAAGTAGGAGAATAGAATGGTTGGCGTAGATCAAGATCCAGAGCTCTTTGAAGTGGCGCGCTCCATCGCGCTGGATGCAGAGGCAATCTCTTCAGGCATCAGCACAATGGAGGGCGAAGCAGCTTTTGCAACATTGGATACACAGCTTCTAGCTTACAGCATCGGCCGCGACCGGGTGCGCACCGGCGTTGTGTCTTACGATTTCCCCATTCTCATGCAGGCCATCGAGCATGTTATTGCAAGCGAAAAGCCTGCCAGGCTATAGTCCGGTGCATATTGCACTGCATCAAAAGATGCAAGAGATGGAATAGTCCGGCTTGTATCTGATCTGCATGACGGCAACAGGTGTCCCGTCATGCCCATCCGTTAGAATATACTCCTTGTTGATCAGTGGATCACCCATCTTGATCCCCAGATGTCGCGCTTCCACATGGTTGGCTTTCGAGGCTGATATACTCAAGCTGCCATGATAAAAGGGATTCTTTTCCAGCAGCGTCACGCAGGGCGCTTTCACCTTGCCACCCGCTTCGAACAGTTCGGGAAAGGCATCTCTGCGGAACCAGCTTTGTTCAAATTGAAAAGGGGTATCACCAGCATAGTGAACCCCTTCTGTTCGTAAACATTGGTCTGATTGGCCCATCTCGCTAGAGCTTTGCAATATCATCGGAAGGGCGCATATTTCGCGCTTCAACGCAACATACCGATGCTCTTTTCCTATGGCCTCCACCTCGCGACAGGGGAACTGGATCTTGAGATTGGCCATCCTCTCTCGCCCATCGCGCACGCGGCTTCCGGCTTTGCGCCTTCGGTCGATAATTTGTTCCTCGGCCAATTCGCCCAACGCACGATTAACGGTTGCCCTTGCACAGTTGAACTGAACCGCAAGCTC encodes the following:
- a CDS encoding GntR family transcriptional regulator, with product MATVVSSGGCVRSVPKSGYLAIKGYISNMIRSKEWPPGHLLPTETELAVQFNCARATVNRALGELAEEQIIDRRRKAGSRVRDGRERMANLKIQFPCREVEAIGKEHRYVALKREICALPMILQSSSEMGQSDQCLRTEGVHYAGDTPFQFEQSWFRRDAFPELFEAGGKVKAPCVTLLEKNPFYHGSLSISASKANHVEARHLGIKMGDPLINKEYILTDGHDGTPVAVMQIRYKPDYSISCIF